Proteins found in one Venturia canescens isolate UGA chromosome 8, ASM1945775v1, whole genome shotgun sequence genomic segment:
- the LOC122414795 gene encoding speckle-type POZ protein-like B gives MTLSQTVNYSSGPGISHSLTIAAEQQHLTDFIWTFSNWSTLYDENKRANPEGVTIFESVSDSFQVAGLENCTCRISFRLFNTLSMLRVEFSDSIDVVALKLICNINDYRYESFHSHPKEKYFETICSPFDKKYGPITISNIVDRSKPSLLLTVRFEVTTFPESYRRPYKKAQTNVLKSLKTMYDAKIFSDITFVFDDDGKELTAHKAILAAQSEVFQVMFSSDMKEKHTGRVEIDDIRSEVFEEFLRYLYTGEIYNLKNIFEEILVVADKYDVCHLKEFCENHMLATLSDENVENYLLIAAKYYCTELKKRALEMLQNSAKTIMSEIFEEK, from the coding sequence ATGACTCTCTCACAAACGGTGAATTACTCTTCCGGGCCTGGTATATCGCATTCATTGACGATAGCAGCTGAGCAACAACACCTAACGGACTTTATATGGACATTTTCAAATTGGTCTACTTTATATGATGAGAATAAAAGAGCAAATCCAGAAGGAGTGACTATTTTCGAGTCAGTCTCTGACTCTTTTCAAGTGGCTGGCTTAGAAAACTGCACTTGTCGCATATCCTTTCGTCTGTTCAATACGCTAAGTATGTTACGCGTTGAATTTTCAGATTCCATAGACGTTGTAGCACTAAAACTAATTTGTAATATAAATGATTACCGATACGAAAGTTTTCACTCGCACCCGAAagagaaatatttcgaaacgATATGTAGTccgttcgataaaaaatacgGACCGATTACGATCTCGAATATCGTAGACCGCTCGAAACCTTCGCTATTATTGACCGTAAGATTCGAGGTTACCACATTTCCCGAATCTTACCGTCGTCCTTATAAAAAAGCTCAAACGAATGTTCTCAAAAGCTTAAAAACTATGTACGATGCCAAAATATTTAGTGATATTACGTTCGTGTTCGACGACGATGGTAAAGAATTAACCGCTCACAAAGCTATCCTCGCAGCACAGAGCGAAGTTTTTCAGGTTATGTTTTCGAGCGATATGAAAGAGAAACATACAGGTAGAGTCGAGATTGATGACATTAGATCAGAGgtttttgaagaatttctcAGGTATTTATATACTGGAGAAATATAtaacttgaaaaatatatttgaagaaattttagtAGTTGCAGACAAATATGACGTTTGTCACTTGAAAGAATTCTGCGAAAATCACATGTTGGCAACACTTTCTgacgaaaatgttgaaaattatcTTCTCATTGCGGCCAAATATTATTGCaccgagttgaaaaaaagagcTCTCGAAATGCTTCAAAACAGTGCAAAAACAATTATGAGCGAAATATTCGAGGAAAAGTGA